Proteins encoded within one genomic window of Anopheles gambiae chromosome 3, idAnoGambNW_F1_1, whole genome shotgun sequence:
- the LOC1270626 gene encoding solute carrier family 25 member 16 gives MASVTATEQSRKNVEFIFKNLLAGGVAGMCSKTAVAPLDRIKILLQAHSIHYKHLGVFSGLKHIVKKESFFALYKGNGAQMVRIFPYAATQFTAFEVYKKYLGKALGTNLPIKHADKFIAGAAAGVTAVTLTYPLDTIRARLAFQVTGEHRYNGIVHTAVSIFRTEGGLRALYRGFVPTLMGMVPYAGFSFYCFEMLKFVCMKYAPGITCKKCDRNTGGLVLCVPAKLLCGGFAGAVAQSFSYPLDVTRRRMQLAMMNPETAKFGMGMWKTLSIIYNENGIMRGLYRGMSINYLRAIPMVAVSFSTYEVLKQALKLDTGMKI, from the exons ATGGCCTCAGTAACAGCGACCGAGCAGTCCAGGAAGAATGTTGAGTTTATCTTCAAAAATCTTCTAGCTGGAG GTGTGGCCGGCATGTGCTCGAAGACGGCCGTCGCGCCACTCGATCGCATCAAGATCCTGCTGCAGGCCCACTCGATCCACTACAAGCATCTCGGCGTGTTTAGCGGGCTGAAGCACATCGTCAAGAAGGAGTCCTTCTTCGCCCTGTACAAGGGCAACGGGGCCCAGATGGTACGGATATTTCCGTACGCCGCCACCCAGTTCACCGCATTCGAGGTGTACAAAAAG TATCTGGGCAAAGCGTTAGGCACGAACTTGCCGATCAAGCACGCGGACAAATTTATTGCCGGTGCCGCCGCAGGCGTGACGGCAGTCACTTTGACGTATCCACTGGACACGATAAGAGCGCGGCTTGCCTTCCAGGTTACCGGCGAGCATCGGTACAACGGTATTGTGCATACGGCCGTGAGCATCTTCCGGACG GAAGGTGGACTGCGCGCCCTTTACCGTGGTTTCGTGCCGACACTGATGGGCATGGTACCGTACGCTGGCTTTTCGTTCTACTGCTTCGAGATGCTTAAGTTTGTCTGCATGAAGTACGCACCGGGCATTACGTGTAAAAAATGCGACAGAAACACAG GCGGGCTAGTACTTTGCGTGCCGGCAAAGTTACTGTGCGGTGGATTTGCTGGTGCGGTCGCACAATCGTTCTCCTACCCGCTGGACGTCACCCGAAGGCGGATGCAGCTGGCAATGATGAACCCGGAAACGGCTAAATTTGG CATGGGCATGTGGAAAACGCTATCGATTATCTACAACGAAAACGGCATCATGCGGGGCCTTTACCGGGGGATGTCGATCAACTATCTGCGCGCCATACCGATGGTGGCCGTGTCCTTCTCGACCTACGAGGTGTTAAAGCAAGCGCTTAAGCTCGACACGGGCATGAAGATATAA
- the LOC1270625 gene encoding nucleolar GTP-binding protein 2 yields MPKVSSRPGPPRKMSMNKSTHSMNPDRSTEGLKGVAKPRTKATIKRLQMYRNFKAKRDRRGKIVTPAPFQGWVSSGTVARVEPSPKWFANSRVISQKSLQKFQEEMGKAVKDPYKVIMKPTNLPITLLNESARYQRVHLLDTESYDTTFGKKKLRKRPTLKVRDLEDLTRTAEESAEQYDESKDHDIERDDGGVKDAVREYIFAAGGSKRIWNELHKVVDSADVLLQVLDARDPMGTRSKYIETFLRKEKPHKHLFFVLNKVDLVPIWVTQRWVAILSKEYPTIAFHASLTHPFGKGALINLLRQIGKLHVDKKQISVGFIGYPNVGKSSVINALRSKKVCKVAPIAGETKVWQYITLMKRIFLIDCPGVVYPTAETDTEKVLKAVVRVELVNNPEDYIEEVLKRIRKEYVVKTYGVTEWTDHIDFLEQIARKTGKLLKKGEPDVQTVAKMILNDWQRGRLPFYVAPEGFEVPKSFHEQQQQQETVVDEEAEALNRTLQPDEDQKSTYSGVTATPTIPDTVKKGRELFQIQDFRKIKVNLEFESEDVREIDKIDLELLEKLKEEKKAEAKAKRANRKKAAKEAGEEDEDSSGISDFYSEDEYDEQQGRVVHRSAKEKGELTKRKQKPAEDAAPVKQQTEEQPETSGKKAAKLTSKQKRAIERAGKRKKIGSNFYETHNVKNRNRNKKAKMDD; encoded by the coding sequence ATGCCGAAAGTGAGCTCCCGGCCGGGGCCGCCCCGGAAGATGTCGATGAACAAGTCGACCCACTCGATGAACCCGGACCGGTCGACCGAGGGCCTGAAGGGGGTGGCCAAGCCGCGCACGAAGGCCACCATCAAGCGGCTGCAGATGTACCGGAACTTTAAGGCAAAGCGGGACCGCCGGGGAAAGATCGTCACGCCCGCCCCGTTCCAGGGGTGGGTCAGCAGCGGTACGGTGGCGCGCGTCGAACCGTCCCCCAAGTGGTTCGCCAACTCGCGCGTCATCTCGCAAAAGTCGCTGCAAAAGTTCCAGGAAGAGATGGGCAAGGCGGTGAAGGACCCGTACAAGGTGATCATGAAGCCGACCAACCTGCCGATCACGCTGCTGAACGAGTCGGCCCGCTACCAGCGGGTCCATCTGCTCGACACGGAAAGCTACGACACGACGTTCGGCAAGAAGAAGCTGCGCAAGCGGCCGACGCTGAAGGTGCGCGATCTGGAGGACCTGACGCGCACGGCGGAAGAGTCGGCGGAGCAGTACGACGAGTCGAAGGATCACGACATCGAGCGGGACGACGGCGGGGTGAAGGATGCGGTGCGGGAGTACATTTTCGCCGCCGGCGGCAGCAAGCGCATCTGGAACGAGCTGCACAAGGTGGTGGACTCGGCGGacgtgctgctgcaggtgcTGGACGCGCGCGACCCGATGGGCACGCGCTCGAAGTACATCGAGACGTTCCTGCGCAAGGAAAAGCCGCACAAGCATCTGTTCTTCGTGCTGAACAAGGTCGACCTGGTGCCGATCTGGGTGACGCAGCGCTGGGTCGCGATACTGAGCAAGGAGTACCCGACGATCGCGTTCCACGCCTCGCTCACGCACCCGTTCGGCAAGGGTGCGCTGATCAATCTGCTGCGCCAGATCGGCAAGCTGCACGTGGACAAAAAGCAGATCAGCGTCGGCTTCATCGGCTACCCGAACGTGGGCAAGTCGTCCGTCATCAACGCGCTGCGCAGCAAGAAGGTGTGCAAGGTGGCCCCGATCGCGGGCGAAACGAAGGTGTGGCAGTACATCACGCTGATGAAGCGCATCTTCCTGATCGACTGCCCGGGCGTCGTTTACCCGACCGCGGAAACCGACACGGAGAAGGTGCTGAAGGCGGTGGTGCGGGTCGAGCTGGTCAACAATCCGGAGGACTACATCGAGGAGGTGCTGAAGCGCATCCGCAAGGAGTACGTGGTGAAGACGTACGGCGTGACCGAGTGGACGGACCATATCGATTTCCTCGAGCAGATTGCGCGCAAGACGGGCAAGCTGCTGAAGAAGGGCGAGCCGGACGTGCAGACGGTGGCGAAGATGATACTGAACGACTGGCAGCGCGGCCGGCTCCCGTTCTACGTGGCACCGGAAGGGTTCGAGGTGCCGAAATCGTtccacgagcagcagcagcagcaggaaaccGTTGTCGACGAGGAGGCGGAAGCGCTGAACCGCACGCTTCAGCCGGACGAGGACCAGAAGAGCACGTACTCGGGCGTGACGGCAACGCCGACCATCCCGGACACGGTCAAGAAGGGCCGCGAGCTGTTCCAGATACAGGACTTCCGCAAGATCAAGGTCAACCTGGAGTTTGAGAGCGAGGATGTGCGCGAAATCGACAAGATCGATCTGGAGCTGCTGGAGAAGctgaaggaggagaagaaggcgGAGGCGAAGGCGAAGCGAGCGAACCGCAAGAAGGCGGCGAAGGAGGCCGGCGAGGAGGATGAAGATTCGTCTGGCATTAGCGATTTCTACTCGGAGGATGAGTACGACGAGCAGCAGGGCAGGGTGGTGCATCGCAGCGCCAAGGAGAAGGGCGAGCTTACGAAGAGGAAACAGAAGCCGGCGGAAGATGCCGCGCCAGTCAAGCAGCAGACGGAGGAGCAGCCGGAAACGAGCGGCAAGAAGGCGGCCAAGCTTACCTCCAAGCAGAAGCGGGCGATCGAGCGGGCCGGCAAGCGGAAAAAGATTGGCAGCAACTTCTACGAAACACACAACGTCAAGAACCGCAACCGGAACAAGAAGGCAAAGATGGACGATTGA
- the LOC133390939 gene encoding uncharacterized protein LOC133390939 has product MPEHTPAPTPGRAIYGFALYLLFQTLFLLYVLWAFVPTAWFDRLGLTYLPDKYFALFVPILALVAVTLFAFLVYPSLGLAMMPDVDERTTVADGNSIVRCEFRFPDGLCCQQRVETPLELGWNVRRHCAKHSTRQGAVETQRTVRVANFCDCPYEGQCLLRKDPEYLPTLRSKDPIPAVSDLSLSQVSRTLYHRRGR; this is encoded by the coding sequence ATGCCAGAACACACGCCCGCACCGACGCCGGGCCGGGCAATCTACGGCTTTGCGCTCTATCTGCTCTTCCAGACGCTCTTCCTGCTGTACGTGCTGTGGGCGTTCGTGCCGACCGCCTGGTTCGACCGGCTTGGGCTGACCTACCTGCCGGACAAATACTTTGCGCTCTTCGTGCCGATCCTTGCCCTGGTCGCCGTGACGCTGTTTGCGTTTCTCGTCTACCCTTCGCTCGGGCTCGCCATGATGCCGGACGTGGACGAACGGACGACCGTAGCGGACGGCAACAGTATCGTGCGCTGCGAGTTCCGCTTTCCGGACGGGTTGTGCTGCCAGCAGCGGGTGGAAACACCGCTCGAGCTGGGGTGGAACGTGAGGCGGCACTGCGCGAAGCACAGCACGCGGCAGGGAGCGGTGGAAACGCAGCGCACGGTGCGTGTGGCCAACTTTTGCGACTGCCCGTACGAGGGTCAGTGTTTGCTGCGGAAAGATCCGGAGTACTTGCCGACGCTGCGAAGCAAAGATCCGATACCGGCGGTTAGTGACCTCAGCCTGTCCCAGGTCAGTCGAACGTTGTACCATCGAAGAGGTAGATGA
- the LOC1270624 gene encoding EKC/KEOPS complex subunit LAGE3 → MCAAANIEVSIKIPFPTKREAEIAYDVLRVDSEPKRSFVHKTITLEENHLLLRLGGEQAKNVRVGVTSFCELLLLCCETLDQFGPPKSDRYEHY, encoded by the exons ATGTGTGCTGCTGCAAATATTGAAGT CTCCATCAAGATTCCCTTTCCCACGAAGCGCGAGGCGGAAATCGCGTACGATGTGCTGCGGGTAGACAGCGAGCCGAAGCGTAGTTTCGTCCACAAAACGATCACCCTGGAGGAGAAccatctgctgctgcggctgggCGGCGAGCAGGCGAAAAACGTGCGCGTCGGCGTCACCTCCTTCTgcgagctgctgctcctgtGCTGCGAAACGCTCGACCAGTTCGGTCCGCCCAAGTCGGACCGGTACGAACATTACTAG